Proteins found in one Microbacterium sp. LWS13-1.2 genomic segment:
- a CDS encoding ABC transporter substrate-binding protein, which translates to MRHTAVVAAAAIVACTLAISGCTASTEGTDEAQTTISYLSWENQEVMTPIIAAFEEAHPEITVEVSYAPPVQEYITALQTRLLSGTAPDVFMMAAENKTQLIDGGFTLDLADDEFTAKVPEFNRTTYGRDGAVYGLSLASWGAGVMYNKDLLAEVGYDGPPDTWDEFLVLCEELQAAGITPFYEAIDGLPIVLGAMLGAHNASIDGAMDDEIFGGGSSFEEQWTPIVEEYVRLYSEGGVTRDVVGLSRDEAQNEFYAGRVAMTIGRPWIMAAAREAGGPELDFEVVKVPAVTGLEPYLAGAASPAFAINAASEHVDAAKVFLTWLASAEGAQVFSEASGQITVTADFEPTLDAALDPVVPDIRAGNLYLPQIAWQRDEDALNQEAIAQVQLLVAGTITPQQFTQALDARLAAGS; encoded by the coding sequence ATGAGACACACAGCAGTTGTCGCCGCGGCTGCCATCGTGGCCTGCACGCTTGCGATCTCGGGCTGCACCGCGAGCACCGAGGGAACGGACGAGGCGCAGACCACGATCAGTTACCTGTCATGGGAGAACCAAGAGGTCATGACGCCGATCATTGCCGCTTTTGAGGAGGCGCATCCGGAAATCACAGTCGAGGTCTCGTACGCGCCACCGGTGCAGGAGTACATCACCGCACTCCAGACCCGACTTCTTTCGGGAACCGCGCCGGACGTGTTCATGATGGCGGCAGAGAACAAGACCCAATTGATCGACGGTGGCTTCACTCTCGACCTGGCTGACGACGAGTTCACCGCAAAGGTCCCCGAGTTCAATCGGACAACCTACGGACGTGATGGGGCGGTGTACGGACTGTCGCTTGCCTCGTGGGGTGCAGGAGTGATGTACAACAAAGATCTACTCGCCGAGGTCGGGTATGACGGGCCGCCCGACACGTGGGACGAGTTCCTCGTTCTGTGTGAAGAGCTCCAGGCAGCGGGGATCACCCCGTTCTACGAGGCCATCGACGGACTTCCGATTGTTCTGGGTGCAATGCTCGGTGCACACAATGCGTCGATCGATGGAGCGATGGATGACGAGATCTTCGGTGGCGGTTCATCTTTTGAGGAGCAATGGACTCCGATAGTCGAAGAGTATGTGCGCTTGTACTCGGAAGGCGGGGTAACGCGCGACGTCGTCGGTCTGTCGCGTGACGAGGCCCAGAACGAGTTCTACGCTGGCCGTGTTGCGATGACCATCGGTCGTCCGTGGATCATGGCGGCGGCGCGAGAGGCCGGTGGACCTGAGCTGGACTTCGAGGTGGTGAAGGTTCCTGCGGTCACGGGACTTGAGCCCTATCTGGCCGGGGCCGCAAGCCCCGCTTTTGCGATCAACGCTGCATCGGAGCACGTTGATGCGGCGAAGGTCTTCCTCACTTGGTTGGCGTCGGCAGAGGGCGCTCAGGTGTTCTCGGAGGCCAGCGGCCAGATCACCGTGACCGCTGACTTCGAGCCAACGCTCGATGCGGCCTTGGACCCGGTCGTGCCTGACATCCGTGCCGGCAACCTCTACCTTCCGCAGATCGCGTGGCAACGCGACGAAGATGCCCTCAACCAAGAGGCCATCGCGCAGGTGCAGTTGCTGGTCGCCGGGACAATCACCCCACAGCAGTTCACCCAGGCACTCGATGCCAGGCTGGCAGCCGGCTCTTGA
- a CDS encoding sugar ABC transporter permease, whose translation MIIAFMVLFVVPLAQSVYWSFTDFNGYSTESEFIGWANYMTLFTDQSLLAGLSFTLLFAIGTTLGVTVIAIPLAVALNRPFFGRNFARSVFFFPAVPSMLVLGLVWTYILSPLGTGALNSILNTVAGVGPFPWLADPALAQFSVIMVGIWGLAGWHAVLYLAYLQSIPAEYYEVSMIDGATSWQQFWGITLPLLTPAVVISQFLLLTHGLKIFDLPFALTGGGPGFATRTITQSIIITGVGQGRYGLASALAVVFTVIVAILAMSQLALMRHLERRAS comes from the coding sequence ATGATCATCGCCTTCATGGTGCTGTTCGTTGTGCCGTTGGCTCAATCGGTCTATTGGAGCTTCACCGACTTCAATGGATACTCCACCGAGTCTGAGTTCATCGGCTGGGCGAACTACATGACTCTGTTCACCGACCAATCCCTACTGGCTGGATTGAGTTTCACGCTCCTCTTTGCGATCGGCACTACGCTCGGGGTGACTGTTATTGCCATTCCGCTCGCTGTTGCCCTCAATCGTCCGTTCTTCGGCCGCAATTTCGCGCGCTCTGTGTTCTTCTTCCCTGCAGTGCCCAGCATGCTCGTTTTGGGTCTGGTGTGGACGTACATCTTGTCTCCACTGGGCACGGGTGCCCTGAACAGCATCCTCAACACGGTCGCGGGTGTCGGGCCATTCCCTTGGCTCGCGGACCCGGCGCTGGCCCAGTTCTCGGTCATTATGGTCGGGATATGGGGGCTGGCTGGCTGGCATGCAGTTCTGTACCTTGCGTACCTGCAATCGATCCCCGCCGAGTACTACGAGGTCTCCATGATCGACGGGGCCACCAGCTGGCAACAGTTCTGGGGGATCACTCTTCCGCTGCTAACTCCGGCGGTCGTGATCAGCCAGTTCTTGCTTCTGACGCATGGACTCAAGATCTTTGACCTTCCATTTGCGCTCACTGGCGGGGGACCCGGATTCGCTACCCGCACGATCACCCAGTCCATCATCATCACCGGCGTTGGGCAGGGTCGCTATGGTCTCGCTTCAGCTCTCGCGGTTGTCTTCACCGTGATTGTCGCGATCCTCGCGATGTCGCAACTCGCCCTTATGCGCCACCTGGAGAGGAGGGCGTCGTGA
- a CDS encoding carbohydrate ABC transporter permease produces MRIKKQRRILRSVIMLLLACIVGFPLYYVFVNTFKTQREVVENPLALPQSFYLGNYIDVVREVPLAQSFGNTLYVTAVAVTVQLLIGAMAAYAMVMRRSTFNRVLEAALLFAFVVPAQSTLIPLYRILVGAGLVDDLNGLVAMYTAGSVFCYFLIQGYMRTLPFEVIEAARIDGAGPTRIFWSIVLPLIRPILVTVGVFQTMWVWNDFVFPTVFISSPSKQTIVQQIYSSVGEFATDWPSFMTLTVIALIPMVIFFIFAQRHIVSGLLAGSTKG; encoded by the coding sequence GTGAGGATCAAGAAACAACGCCGCATCCTTCGTTCGGTGATCATGCTGTTGTTGGCATGCATCGTCGGGTTTCCGCTGTATTACGTCTTTGTCAACACCTTCAAGACGCAACGCGAGGTCGTTGAGAACCCACTCGCATTGCCGCAGTCCTTCTACCTCGGCAATTACATCGACGTTGTCCGCGAAGTTCCCCTTGCGCAGAGCTTCGGCAACACGCTTTATGTCACGGCAGTCGCTGTGACCGTGCAACTACTTATAGGGGCCATGGCCGCGTACGCCATGGTCATGCGGCGCTCCACGTTCAACCGAGTTCTGGAAGCAGCACTGCTCTTTGCGTTTGTCGTTCCCGCCCAATCGACGCTGATTCCGCTCTACCGGATCCTCGTCGGAGCTGGACTCGTCGATGACCTCAATGGACTCGTGGCGATGTACACCGCAGGTTCGGTCTTCTGTTACTTCCTCATTCAGGGTTATATGCGAACTCTTCCCTTTGAGGTGATCGAGGCCGCGCGGATCGATGGTGCGGGGCCTACTCGCATCTTTTGGTCGATCGTCTTGCCGCTGATTCGACCAATACTCGTGACGGTTGGCGTTTTTCAAACGATGTGGGTGTGGAACGACTTCGTCTTCCCGACGGTCTTCATCTCCTCCCCCAGCAAGCAGACCATCGTGCAGCAGATCTATTCGTCAGTGGGAGAGTTCGCGACGGATTGGCCGTCGTTCATGACCCTTACTGTCATCGCCCTCATCCCGATGGTGATCTTCTTCATCTTCGCTCAGCGCCACATTGTGAGCGGGCTACTCGCCGGCTCGACGAAGGGCTGA
- a CDS encoding alpha-L-arabinofuranosidase C-terminal domain-containing protein — MTTTHTRAVIDLDVTGPTISRHLYGHFAEHLGRCIYGGFWVGEDSEVPNVRGIRLDIVEALKQIRIPNLRWPGGCFADEYHWRDGIGPRGERPRMVNSHWGDVVEDNSFGTHEFLDLCDLLGAAPYVNGNVGSGTVREMSEWVEYLTRDDDSPMASLRRSHGRDEAWRIPFWGIGNEAWGCGGRMRDEHYADLARQYATYLRDHGDNKLYRIAAGARDDDYSWTETLMKSISCNGCGDGPNSPYQAISFHFYTIPVPRDSVGSAVDFTLDEYYSTMVEAQRAEEIIRRHSAVMDVYDPAKTIGLVFDEWGTWHGTEEGTNPGFLYQQNTMRDALVASVHFDGFHANAERLVMANIAQTVNVLQAMVLTDPETNSMILTPTYHVFAMNVAHHDAASLRVHLESDTARRIVGDKELRTISASASTKDGKALVSLSNLDAVTPATVELDLRGRKVASAEASILTGDSPHARNTFEQPEAVAVRKHVLEVGTSDFGTRVVVKVPPHSYVTVSLTLGDHSGSW, encoded by the coding sequence ATGACAACTACTCACACCCGCGCCGTCATCGACCTGGATGTGACCGGACCGACAATCAGTCGCCACCTCTACGGCCACTTCGCCGAGCACCTCGGACGCTGCATCTACGGGGGATTCTGGGTCGGCGAGGACTCTGAGGTCCCCAACGTTCGAGGCATCCGACTCGACATCGTGGAGGCGCTCAAGCAGATTCGCATTCCCAACCTGCGCTGGCCGGGAGGGTGTTTCGCGGACGAATATCACTGGAGGGACGGCATCGGGCCTCGCGGGGAGCGACCTCGAATGGTCAACTCCCACTGGGGTGACGTGGTCGAGGACAATTCGTTCGGTACACACGAATTCCTTGACCTCTGCGATCTGCTCGGCGCCGCGCCCTACGTCAACGGCAACGTCGGCTCGGGAACCGTTCGCGAGATGAGCGAATGGGTCGAGTATCTGACGCGCGATGACGACTCACCCATGGCAAGCCTGCGGCGCTCCCACGGGCGCGACGAGGCATGGAGGATCCCCTTCTGGGGCATCGGAAATGAAGCCTGGGGATGTGGCGGCCGCATGCGTGACGAACACTACGCAGACCTCGCACGCCAGTACGCGACGTACCTGCGAGACCACGGAGATAACAAGCTCTACAGGATTGCGGCCGGAGCACGTGACGACGACTACTCGTGGACGGAGACGCTGATGAAATCGATCAGCTGTAACGGCTGCGGGGATGGCCCGAACAGTCCCTACCAGGCGATCTCGTTCCACTTCTACACAATTCCCGTGCCCCGGGATTCCGTAGGAAGCGCCGTCGACTTCACTCTTGACGAGTACTACTCCACGATGGTTGAGGCGCAGCGCGCTGAGGAGATCATTCGCCGACACTCCGCCGTCATGGACGTCTACGACCCCGCCAAGACCATTGGGTTGGTGTTCGACGAGTGGGGAACATGGCACGGCACAGAAGAAGGCACGAACCCGGGCTTCCTGTACCAGCAGAACACGATGCGCGACGCTCTGGTCGCGAGTGTTCACTTCGATGGGTTTCACGCGAACGCTGAGCGATTGGTCATGGCGAACATCGCACAGACTGTGAACGTCTTGCAGGCGATGGTGCTCACTGACCCTGAGACGAACTCGATGATTCTTACCCCGACCTATCACGTGTTTGCTATGAACGTTGCCCACCACGACGCGGCATCGCTCCGCGTGCATTTGGAGTCGGACACAGCTCGTCGGATCGTCGGGGACAAAGAGTTGCGGACGATCTCGGCGTCGGCATCGACCAAGGACGGGAAGGCACTTGTTTCGCTTAGCAACCTTGACGCCGTAACCCCCGCAACCGTCGAGCTCGACCTGCGCGGACGTAAGGTGGCATCCGCTGAGGCATCCATCCTCACCGGGGACTCGCCCCACGCTCGCAACACTTTCGAGCAACCCGAAGCGGTGGCGGTGCGGAAGCACGTCCTTGAAGTTGGAACGTCGGACTTCGGTACTCGGGTTGTGGTCAAGGTTCCGCCGCACTCCTATGTCACGGTCAGCCTCACGCTAGGAGACCATTCCGGAAGTTGGTGA
- a CDS encoding glycoside hydrolase family 3 N-terminal domain-containing protein → MTQPTDVVAARVWAEPTTDIDTRVEALLAEMTDAEKLAQLGSFWADKRESTQIIAPMQDVLSKGRPPFDEASAEGIGHLTRVFGTTPVSARDGMAKVHESQQHLITSTRLGIPAIVHEECLTGFTTLGATVYPASMAWAATFDAPLVREMAHAIGSDMAAVGVHHGLSPVLDVVTDYRWGRVEETLGEDPYVVGTLATAYVEGLQGAGIIATLKHFAGHATSRGGRNHAPVSMGERELRDLVLPPFEMAVRMGGAKSVMNSYTELDRVPAAADRWLLTDLLRGEWGFDGTVVSDYWAVAFLKSKHGVAGTMADAGRLALHAGIDVELPDIAAYRLLAEADPDPARTRDDIDTAVRRVLRQKIEVGLLDDGWTPAEPADVDLDSARNRVIARRLAEESIVLLDNRRGILPLAEDTRRIAVIGPCADDPRAMMGAYSYPIHVMPRHPELGLGIDATTIPDALCAALPGAEVVVEQGCPLIEPAHERQIAVAVAAAASSDVVVAVVGDRAGMFGKGTSGEGSDAPTLDLPGDQRRLVDALLATGKPLVLLVLSGRPYALGAHTQRAAAIVQSFMPGVEGAAAIAGVLTGAVNPSGHLPVQIPRTNGALPHTYLAPPLGQDGDRISNLSIAPAFPFGHGLSYTTFELGDVRLDRDEIPNDGTVMASVTVTNTGDRAGATVVQLYSADPVAQVTRPVQQLVGYARVPLEPGDSASVSFELHADRFSFTGVARRRIVEPGVVQLTAGLSLTDVTASADLMILGPERAVQNPALATGVRIEREDAA, encoded by the coding sequence ATGACACAGCCGACGGACGTCGTGGCCGCACGCGTGTGGGCAGAACCCACCACCGACATCGACACTCGTGTCGAGGCACTGCTGGCGGAGATGACGGATGCCGAGAAGCTCGCGCAACTCGGAAGCTTCTGGGCCGACAAGCGGGAATCGACCCAGATCATCGCCCCCATGCAGGACGTGCTCTCGAAGGGCCGCCCGCCGTTCGACGAGGCGAGCGCCGAGGGCATCGGTCATCTGACGCGCGTGTTCGGCACGACGCCGGTGAGCGCCCGTGACGGTATGGCGAAGGTGCACGAGTCGCAGCAGCACCTCATCACGAGCACGCGTCTCGGCATCCCGGCGATCGTGCACGAGGAGTGCCTGACCGGCTTCACGACGCTCGGGGCGACGGTGTATCCGGCCTCGATGGCGTGGGCGGCGACGTTCGATGCCCCGCTCGTGCGCGAGATGGCCCACGCGATCGGCTCCGACATGGCCGCGGTCGGCGTGCACCACGGTCTCTCGCCGGTGCTCGACGTCGTCACGGACTACCGCTGGGGGCGCGTCGAAGAGACGCTTGGCGAAGACCCGTACGTCGTGGGCACGCTGGCGACCGCCTACGTCGAGGGACTCCAGGGCGCCGGCATCATCGCCACCCTCAAGCACTTCGCCGGCCACGCCACCTCGCGCGGCGGTCGCAACCATGCGCCGGTGTCGATGGGCGAGCGCGAGCTGCGCGACCTGGTGCTGCCGCCGTTCGAGATGGCGGTGCGCATGGGCGGCGCGAAGAGCGTGATGAATTCGTACACCGAGCTCGACCGGGTTCCCGCGGCGGCCGATCGGTGGCTCCTCACCGACCTGCTGCGCGGCGAGTGGGGCTTCGACGGCACTGTCGTGTCGGATTACTGGGCGGTCGCGTTCCTCAAGTCCAAGCACGGCGTGGCCGGGACGATGGCGGATGCCGGGCGCCTGGCGCTGCACGCAGGCATCGACGTCGAACTGCCCGACATCGCGGCCTACCGCCTCCTCGCCGAGGCCGACCCCGACCCGGCGCGCACGCGGGACGACATCGACACCGCGGTGCGGCGGGTGCTGCGGCAGAAGATCGAGGTCGGCCTGCTCGACGACGGCTGGACTCCGGCGGAGCCCGCCGACGTGGACCTCGACAGCGCACGCAACAGGGTGATCGCCCGCCGCCTCGCCGAGGAGTCGATCGTCCTCCTCGACAACCGCCGCGGCATCCTTCCCCTCGCCGAGGACACGCGGCGCATCGCCGTGATCGGGCCGTGCGCGGACGACCCTCGCGCGATGATGGGCGCGTACTCCTACCCGATCCACGTGATGCCGCGTCATCCCGAGCTGGGCCTCGGCATCGACGCGACGACCATCCCCGACGCACTGTGCGCGGCGCTTCCCGGTGCTGAGGTCGTCGTCGAGCAGGGGTGTCCGCTCATCGAGCCTGCGCATGAGCGGCAGATCGCGGTCGCGGTCGCGGCCGCAGCATCCAGCGACGTCGTCGTCGCTGTCGTGGGCGATCGCGCGGGGATGTTCGGCAAGGGCACGTCGGGGGAGGGATCCGACGCCCCGACCCTCGACCTGCCCGGCGACCAGCGCCGCCTCGTCGACGCGCTCCTCGCGACCGGGAAGCCCCTCGTGCTGCTCGTGCTGTCGGGTCGCCCGTACGCGCTCGGCGCGCACACCCAGCGGGCCGCGGCGATCGTGCAGTCGTTCATGCCGGGTGTCGAGGGTGCGGCGGCCATTGCGGGCGTCCTCACGGGTGCGGTCAACCCCAGCGGGCACCTGCCGGTGCAGATCCCGCGCACCAACGGGGCGCTGCCGCACACCTACCTCGCCCCGCCGCTCGGCCAGGACGGCGATCGCATCAGCAACCTGTCGATCGCGCCTGCCTTCCCGTTCGGGCACGGTCTGTCGTACACGACGTTCGAGCTCGGAGACGTCCGACTCGACCGGGATGAGATCCCGAACGACGGGACCGTCATGGCCTCGGTGACCGTCACCAACACGGGCGATCGCGCCGGCGCGACCGTCGTGCAGCTCTACAGCGCCGACCCCGTCGCGCAGGTCACGCGTCCGGTGCAGCAACTGGTGGGCTATGCCCGGGTGCCGCTCGAGCCGGGGGACTCGGCATCCGTCTCGTTCGAGCTGCACGCCGATCGCTTCTCGTTCACGGGAGTCGCGCGCCGCCGCATTGTCGAGCCCGGTGTCGTGCAACTGACGGCGGGACTGTCGCTCACCGACGTGACAGCGTCGGCCGACCTCATGATCCTGGGGCCGGAGCGCGCGGTCCAGAATCCCGCGCTGGCGACCGGGGTCCGCATCGAACGAGAGGATGCCGCGTGA
- a CDS encoding sugar phosphate isomerase/epimerase family protein, translating to MTGLTADDWPIAAAALPFAGRTPDGRTIAAAGPEEWERTLTEIVDAGFDRVDLTDSWLRVADLDEPGLRDLTAVASDAGVVPTSISAIRCSVIDHAHGAENLAYSHRTLDAAAALGIETVSFGLHQALTPQQQEQLWFWTVKGHHDDPADWDLAVSRLQELGRHAAELGILVSLEMYEDTFLGTADSAVRLVEGIGLDNVGLNPDIGNLVRLHQPIEPWWQLVEKTLPYANFWHVKNYARDEDTARGEYFAVPAPMQYGLIDYRRAFRYAIEHGFQGVICVENYGGDGLSVCADNRDYLRRHVLPKREGYALGTSRVRQPRHAQGGSR from the coding sequence GTGACCGGCCTCACCGCCGACGACTGGCCGATCGCGGCCGCCGCCCTGCCGTTCGCCGGCCGCACGCCCGACGGGCGCACGATCGCGGCCGCCGGACCCGAGGAATGGGAGCGCACCCTGACCGAGATCGTCGACGCGGGCTTCGACCGCGTCGACCTCACCGACTCATGGCTGCGCGTCGCCGACCTGGACGAACCGGGTCTGCGCGATCTCACCGCCGTCGCGTCCGATGCGGGAGTCGTGCCGACCTCGATCTCGGCGATCCGCTGCAGCGTCATCGACCACGCCCACGGCGCCGAGAACCTCGCGTACAGCCACAGGACGCTGGATGCCGCGGCCGCCCTCGGCATCGAGACCGTGTCGTTCGGCCTGCACCAGGCGCTGACGCCGCAGCAGCAGGAGCAGCTGTGGTTCTGGACGGTCAAGGGCCACCACGACGACCCCGCCGACTGGGACCTCGCGGTCAGCAGACTGCAGGAGCTGGGCCGCCACGCGGCCGAGCTCGGCATTCTGGTCTCGCTCGAGATGTACGAGGACACGTTCCTCGGCACCGCCGACTCGGCCGTGCGCCTCGTCGAAGGCATCGGCTTGGACAATGTCGGGCTGAACCCCGACATCGGCAATCTCGTGCGACTGCACCAGCCGATCGAGCCCTGGTGGCAGCTCGTCGAGAAGACGCTCCCCTACGCCAACTTCTGGCACGTGAAGAACTACGCGCGCGATGAAGACACCGCGCGCGGCGAGTACTTCGCGGTGCCGGCGCCCATGCAGTACGGGCTGATCGACTACCGCCGCGCATTCCGGTACGCGATCGAGCACGGGTTCCAGGGCGTCATCTGCGTCGAGAACTACGGCGGCGACGGGCTGAGCGTGTGCGCCGACAACCGCGATTACCTCCGCCGGCACGTGCTGCCCAAGCGCGAGGGCTACGCGCTCGGGACCAGCAGGGTGCGCCAGCCTCGCCACGCGCAGGGCGGTTCACGATGA
- a CDS encoding dihydroxyacetone kinase family protein gives MTRIANDPADFVSQALAGFVAAHGDVVRAVDGGVVRAVPAARGSVALVVGGGSGHYPAFAGVVGAGMAAGAVCGNIFTSPSAGQAYRVAKAAHRGGGVLFSFGNYAGDVLHFGEAEARLRDEGIDARTVLCTDDIASAPLDEIDRRRGIAGDFVVFKIAGAAAERGDSIDEVERLARLANHRTRTLGVAFGGCTFPGAGEPLFTVPDGMMSIGLGIHGEPGIRDVPRTDSATLAATLVGALLADVPEQRGARVVVIVNGLGTVKYEELFVLYGDVAALLEAAGVTVVQPEVGELVTSLDMAGASVTLFWLDDELEPLWAAPAYTPAYRKGSVEVAAATDAGDEVFEAGEAEQLPEASEWSKTAATLALGYLDAARATLHEHEAELGRIDAIAGDGDHGVGMRTGIDAAGEAADPDAGLRAMLAAAGDAWSERAGGTSGALWGSILVAVGRALDREGADPCTAVADAARAALDAVTSRGGARVGDKTMVDALDPFVRTLDQRLAAGDALPDALDAAARAATDAAAATSALRPALGRARPLAEKSLGHPDAGATSLALIATAISETTRKEAR, from the coding sequence ATGACCCGCATCGCGAACGACCCCGCCGATTTCGTGTCCCAGGCCCTCGCCGGATTCGTCGCCGCACACGGCGATGTCGTTCGCGCCGTGGATGGCGGCGTGGTGCGTGCCGTTCCCGCAGCCCGCGGGTCGGTCGCCCTCGTCGTTGGCGGCGGCTCGGGACACTACCCGGCGTTTGCCGGCGTGGTAGGTGCCGGCATGGCTGCCGGGGCGGTATGCGGCAACATCTTCACGTCGCCGTCGGCGGGGCAGGCGTATCGAGTCGCGAAGGCGGCGCATCGCGGCGGAGGAGTGCTGTTCAGCTTCGGCAACTACGCCGGTGACGTGCTGCACTTCGGCGAGGCCGAGGCGCGCCTGCGCGACGAGGGCATCGATGCCCGCACGGTGCTGTGCACCGACGACATCGCGAGCGCACCGCTCGACGAGATCGATCGGCGCCGCGGCATCGCCGGCGACTTCGTCGTCTTCAAGATCGCCGGTGCTGCGGCCGAGCGCGGCGACTCGATCGACGAGGTCGAACGCCTCGCGCGGCTCGCGAACCACCGCACGCGCACCCTCGGCGTCGCGTTCGGCGGCTGCACCTTCCCGGGAGCCGGCGAGCCGCTGTTCACCGTCCCCGACGGCATGATGTCGATCGGCCTCGGCATCCACGGCGAACCCGGCATTCGCGACGTGCCGCGCACCGACTCCGCCACGCTCGCCGCGACGCTCGTCGGCGCGCTCCTCGCCGACGTGCCCGAGCAGCGCGGCGCTCGCGTCGTTGTGATCGTCAACGGCCTGGGCACCGTGAAGTATGAGGAGCTCTTCGTGCTCTACGGCGATGTCGCCGCACTGCTCGAGGCCGCGGGTGTCACCGTCGTGCAGCCCGAGGTCGGCGAGCTCGTGACGAGTCTCGACATGGCCGGGGCATCCGTCACCCTCTTCTGGCTCGACGACGAGCTCGAGCCACTGTGGGCGGCGCCCGCGTATACGCCCGCCTACCGCAAGGGCTCGGTCGAGGTCGCGGCCGCAACGGACGCCGGCGACGAGGTGTTCGAGGCAGGCGAGGCCGAGCAGCTGCCCGAAGCGTCGGAGTGGTCGAAAACGGCGGCCACCCTGGCGCTCGGATACCTCGACGCGGCACGCGCGACCCTCCACGAGCACGAGGCGGAGCTCGGCCGCATCGACGCGATCGCGGGCGACGGCGACCACGGCGTCGGCATGCGCACCGGCATCGACGCGGCCGGCGAGGCGGCGGACCCCGACGCCGGGTTGCGCGCGATGCTCGCCGCCGCCGGCGATGCATGGAGCGAGCGCGCGGGCGGCACCTCCGGCGCGCTGTGGGGCTCGATTCTCGTCGCGGTCGGGAGGGCTCTCGACCGCGAGGGCGCCGACCCGTGTACCGCTGTGGCCGATGCCGCGCGGGCCGCGCTCGACGCGGTGACCTCGCGCGGCGGCGCGCGCGTGGGCGACAAGACAATGGTCGACGCGCTCGATCCCTTCGTCCGGACCCTCGACCAGCGCCTCGCCGCCGGCGATGCGCTCCCCGATGCGCTCGACGCGGCCGCCCGCGCCGCGACCGACGCGGCCGCTGCCACCTCTGCGTTGCGGCCGGCCCTCGGCCGCGCCCGTCCGCTGGCCGAGAAGAGCCTCGGACACCCCGACGCCGGCGCCACGTCGTTGGCGCTGATCGCCACGGCGATCTCCGAAACCACGCGAAAGGAAGCTCGATGA
- a CDS encoding ribose-5-phosphate isomerase produces the protein MTDPLRIVVGSDDAGYEYKTALKALLEADPRVAAVSDVGVRGDEHTDYPHVAVEAARRVAAGDADRALLVCGTGLGVAISANKVPGIRAVTAHDSYSVERSVLSNNAQVLTMGQRVIGLELAKRLVSEWLGYRFDPASSSASKVAAIESYDRGAADQNAAEQQTADQNTEASS, from the coding sequence ATGACCGACCCCCTGCGCATCGTCGTCGGAAGCGACGATGCGGGCTACGAGTACAAGACGGCGCTGAAGGCCCTGCTGGAGGCCGACCCGCGGGTCGCTGCGGTCTCCGACGTCGGGGTCCGCGGCGACGAGCACACCGACTATCCGCACGTCGCCGTCGAAGCCGCGCGACGTGTGGCTGCGGGCGACGCTGACCGGGCGCTGCTCGTCTGCGGCACGGGGCTCGGGGTGGCGATCTCGGCCAACAAGGTCCCCGGCATCCGTGCCGTCACCGCGCACGACAGCTACTCCGTGGAGCGCTCGGTGCTGAGCAACAACGCCCAGGTGCTCACGATGGGGCAGCGCGTCATCGGCCTCGAGCTGGCCAAACGGCTCGTCTCGGAGTGGCTCGGCTACCGGTTCGACCCCGCGTCTTCATCGGCGTCGAAGGTCGCCGCCATCGAGTCGTACGACCGCGGCGCAGCCGACCAGAACGCCGCGGAACAGCAGACCGCTGACCAGAACACGGAGGCAAGCTCATGA